From a single Hyalangium gracile genomic region:
- a CDS encoding NAD(P)H-dependent oxidoreductase codes for MNTLIVLAHPDSRSLNASLARHAAATLERAGHSVQLIDLYRAGWSAVFDRGDFLQLAEDERLRPVEASRVAYATGRQAPELVAEQDRLRWADLLILQFPLWWFSMPAILKGWFERVYAYGFGYGVGEHSETHWGDRYGEGMLAGKRAMLSVTVGGWASHYGPRGVNGPMEDLLFPINHGMLFFPGFDVLRPFLVYRADKLDAAGFEVAASALERRLATIMSEPPIPYRRQNHGDYHIPSLELRADLGKERSGFALHVDDAT; via the coding sequence ATGAACACGCTCATCGTCCTTGCACACCCGGATTCCCGCTCGCTCAATGCCTCGTTGGCACGCCACGCGGCGGCGACGCTCGAGCGGGCCGGTCACTCGGTGCAGCTCATCGATCTCTACCGCGCCGGCTGGTCGGCGGTGTTCGACCGCGGCGACTTCCTGCAACTGGCCGAGGACGAGCGGCTGCGCCCCGTCGAGGCGTCGCGCGTGGCCTACGCGACCGGCCGCCAGGCCCCGGAGCTCGTCGCGGAGCAGGACCGGCTGCGCTGGGCGGACCTGCTCATCCTCCAGTTCCCGCTGTGGTGGTTCTCCATGCCGGCGATCCTCAAGGGCTGGTTCGAGCGCGTCTATGCGTATGGCTTCGGCTATGGGGTCGGCGAGCACTCCGAGACGCACTGGGGCGACCGCTACGGAGAGGGCATGCTGGCCGGCAAGCGGGCGATGCTGAGTGTCACGGTGGGGGGCTGGGCCTCGCACTACGGGCCGCGCGGCGTCAACGGGCCCATGGAGGACCTGCTGTTCCCCATCAACCATGGGATGTTGTTCTTCCCCGGCTTCGACGTGCTGCGGCCCTTCCTCGTCTACCGGGCCGACAAGCTCGATGCGGCCGGGTTCGAGGTGGCCGCCTCGGCGCTGGAGCGGAGGCTGGCGACGATCATGAGCGAGCCGCCCATTCCCTATCGGCGCCAGAACCACGGCGATTACCACATCCCGTCGCTCGAGCTTCGCGCGGACCTGGGCAAGGAGCGCTCGGGCTTCGCCCTGCATGTCGACGACGCGACCTGA